The Rattus norvegicus strain BN/NHsdMcwi chromosome 2, GRCr8, whole genome shotgun sequence nucleotide sequence TCTTTCTAGTCCTATCACTGTAGACACTGTGTTCCTCCTTCTGATGAATGACAGGGCACACACGAAGCTTGAAGACCCAGTCTGTTCGCATGGACACTTACTTGCAATGCAGACTCTCAGCTTCACCCGAGCCCTATTTAATTGAGCACCCAACAAATCAGCATCCACATGCCAACCTGTGAGGGCCTGAGTTCCACTCACTGGGTGactggtgggtgtgtgggtgccAGTGTTTGCTCTCTCATGTTTGATGGAATCTGGCCACCCCAAGAGGAGGCCTGAGGCAGCACCTTCAAACATCCTCTGCTCCTTCACTCTGGCTTGTTGCTCCTGGGTTTCCACCAGAAAGGTGGCTGAGCTGGGCTTACGTAAGACATGAGGGAAGCTGACTGGCATAAGGAGACGATTTCAGCCGCCTGGGTGGGCGATGGGGCAGCGGCTGCTTCTTCAATCAGATCTTTTTACCACAGCGACACTATTGTGGAAAGTCCCTCATGCAGGAGGTTCCTGGATTCCAGCTGACGTCTTCTTTCTGGAGGAGATTCAGTGGTTCCTGTGATTCCAAACATTAACAAACCCTAGCTAAGCGTCCATCTTCGGTCCTTTTGTCATCCAATAGCAACTGATGGGCTGGGTGAGTCTGGGGGCAGGTGCTCTGGTTTGCCCCCTTGTCCGGGGCTAGATCAAACAGtcaggaaagggtttgtttgttcgtttgtttgtttgttttaaaaggcATTCTTacctatgcagccctggctggctaggacttgctaggtagaccaggctgaccttgaactcacagagatgcatctgcctctgcctcctgagtgctgggaccaaaggtgtgtgaCATCATGCCCGgctgggaccaaaggtgtgtgaCATCATGCCCagctgggaccaaaggtgtgtgaCATCATGCCTAGCctgatcttttatttatttatttatttgaaatgtttgttCAACATTTATCTTGGGACTCCAAGAGTAAATTACTTTTCTATTAATAAAAGCTCTCTATAGGAGAGTTTCCTATTGCTTTATTCCCACTGGCCCAAACAGAGTCTAGGTACTGATGACACTCGGCAAGATACAATCCTCTTTTTAAATGTTGCTCTCAGTGCAGCTTTGAGAGTTTCCCAAGCAAGACCCTTTCACGATATGACTATGAAAGGGCTCGAATGTGCAGAAGAAGAATGGAATTACCCAGTTTCATTGAGCGCtgcatcccccccacacacacaaattctggTTCCCAGTGTACCTAGTATAAGGTGCAGCTTCAGTACAGCTGCATCTAGCTGTTTCCACATGCACTACCATGAAGTCCACAGAGATAGAGAATAGGGTGTGCCTCATGGGTTACCTGTCAAGGGTGGTGTACAGTACTGGGGAAGAACTATTCACACAACTGGGAGGAGATCTGAATCAAGCGGCTGCTGTTTCTGGTTCACACTGGTGTTCCCAGGTATTCCACGGCCTCTTCTTGCAGCTCTGATTGAGATTCAGAGGGAGGCAGCCACCAGCAGGCTTTTGACAAAAGGGTGGAGGAAGGGTCTGGAAGGAGAGACTGTTGGACGAGTCAGACACACAGACTTGTGGTACCTCCCATTCTCTAGTAGATGTCTATGTGCCCTGGAACAGCAGGAAGGGCTCGAAGGCACTTCTCGGTGCCCTCCCTTCTGCTCCCATGGGGAGCAGCTGAGCAGCGGTGCCTTTCTCAACTCCCTGGCTGTAGGCATCACCAATGGGTGTCAGTGACTGGGGACTGGAGGCAGATGTCACATAGCCACCAATGGCTCTGGTTCACACATATACATCTGTTTCCTTGGGatcttaaaaataaggaaagacagggagactGGAAACCCAACCACAGGGATAATTCTTTTTATAGCCCAAATTGAATAAATCACAGGGCCCTTGCTTCATTGAGGGGCCACTGGCCAGTTAATGACCTCTCTGACCCTGGTCTCTCTCACTTGTAAAACAGGTCAATGCTGGGACTGGGGCGCTGGCTCAGAGGTTTAGAGTCTgtattgctcttgcagatgacctgaTTCTAACGCCCACTTGCAATCCAATTCAGAGGTTAGCCGCTCACCTTTCAGGAGACTGCTAGGGTGAATGTTTATGAAATGCATGAAAGCATGTTGTTAGCTACCAGAGGAAGTCAGACACTACTGTTTTAGCCTGCAGAAATGTCAGTCAGCTCCCAAGTTCTGATCCTTGAAGGAGGGAGTGTAGGCTAAGACGAGATGCAGCCAGGAATCTAACATTTGAGActttacagggttggggatttagctcagtggtagagtgcttgtgcCAGGAGAGCTGAACGACAATAGGAAACACCCAAAATGTGTCGGGATAGCCAGGGTGAAGTGTGACCCTGTGCAGTAAAACAGCAGCCCTGGTCCTTTGGAACATGCGACATCTCTCCTTGTTGTACTGAAACTCGACTTTGCGTCTAATTGTCTGCAAGAGACTGTATTGGGTGAGATTGTCAGCGGCGTACACCCAGTTAGAaaagagaggcaggagggtttAGAACGGATAGATGGAGTTGTAGGCGGACACACTGCCTCCATAGTACCCatgggcagaggcagacaaaACTTAACCTAAGCGTTCCCTGACCGGCATGTGCTGGCTTGTCTAGAAAAGGACTTTCCCTGTCTGGGAGGAAACCCGCTGTTCATGGTCATTGCCTCTGTGTCAGCGTCTTGGGATTTTGATAATTGAACAAGCATCGGACTGGAATGCACAGGTCCCGACCTGCAGCACTCCAGTAGGTTCTGGCCACACAGATCCGCAGAGCTTCTGCGGGGTGTCAGCAAGTGTGTTTGCTTTGCTCTGGTGGATCCTTCACGATGGAGACTCCGGGTATTCTCACAGATGAAGTGCCACATGCTTTCCTTGGAAAGAAATGTCACCGAATGCTGTGCTAAAcacatttcaggaaaaaaaaaatactacaaacAGTTCCTTGTTTCACACAGAGAGCCTTAGCCCCAAACCAGAAAACAGGCTTGATAGAGCTGTCTGGGTTCTTAGAAAGCCACTCAGTGCAGACACCTGGGGTCAGATCATTGGAGCAGAGAGGTGTTCCTTTCCCATCTGAGCCAGGGACAGCTTTGGGGTCCATCCCCCCAGGGTTTCAGTCAATATTCAGAGCCAGCCATCAAGGTTCATTTCCGCTTCAAACCTTTAGGTGTCAGACAGCAACTGTCCAGAGGGCAAGTAAAGGCCCCAGATATGAACTTGGGGACCACTCAGGCAACATGGCCTTCTCCCAACCCTGTCCTCCCTTACCAGATAGGACAGTGAGAAACCAAGAGAGCAGCATTCTCCTCTACCCCCCTTCCTCTGCTAAAGCACTCTAGACATCTCCAAAACAGCAAAGCTCATGCTACTCCGTGCCAAGActgtgtttgcttctgttttgatGCAAGTCTTTTAACAACATGTTACCTACTACCTGAAAAGTGATGGCGATAAATTAGGCAAAATACAAAAACCAATAGTAATAATTATAGCAACAACAACTCAGTATCTTTTTTGTAGTAACACTCTACTCTTTGAgagagaaattaataaaaaatattccatTCAGAATAACTCccctaaattaaataaatagtaaCTTATCTAACTAAAGGAAGCcctcaacaacaaaaagtaaagaTATTCCGCcggggcagccatcttccagtaactcgccaaaatgatgaacacaaaaggaaagaggaggggtactcggtatatgttctctagaccttttaggaaacatggagtcgttcctttggccacatacatgcgaatctacaagaagggtgatattgtagacatcaagggaatgggcactgttcaaaaaggaatgccccataAGTGTTATCATGGCAAAACTggaagagtctacaatgtcacccagcatgccgtgggcatcattgtaaacaagcaagttaaaggcaagattctggccaagaggatcaatgtgcggATTGAGCATATCAAGaacagagacagcttcctgaagcgggtgaaggagaacgatcagaagaaaaaggaagccaaagagaagggcacctgggttcagctgaagcgccagcctgcgccacccagagaagccctctttgtgaggactaacggaaaggagcctgagctgctggacCCCACTCCATACGGACTCATGGCCTAATGTatacaaaggaaatgaaggacctggactgcaaaaaaaaaaaaaaaaaaaaggaaagatattgaaaaagaaaatcccaGAAGATACAAGGTGATGGGAAAATATTCTATGCTCCTGGATAGGCacaattaatattgtgaaaatgtctATACTACCAAAATTAATTTACAGAATTAATGCCATGCTTATCGAAATTCCCATGTCATATCTCTGGGGTTTCGAAAACACAGTATAAGAATTCATACGTATCCACAAACGATCACAGATAGTGAAAGCAATCCCAAGGAGTAAAAGCATTGCTGGAGGTATTGCAGTACCTGAGCTCAAATTACATCATAAAGCTATAGTGGCAAAGACAAGCTGGTCATAGCATGGAGATTTGGCATATACAATGGCATAGAATAGAGAGCCTGTACATAAAATGGCACAGCTATGTTAACTTAATTTTTGACAGAGGAGGCAAAAACTACtttgggaaaaaagatagcctatCCAACAAATGTTGCTAACAAAATTGGATTTCCACctgcagaagaatgaaatcagattcttatatttcaattaaaatcccAAAACACGGAAGCCCTTAGAAGAAAACACAGGAGACACCCTTCAAGATATCAGGGTAGCCATGTGCTTGTTAAATAGAAGATCAACAACATAATAACTAACCCCAACATCAACAGATAGGACGACGTGGAAACAAAAACGTTCTGTTGAGCAAAGGAAGCCGTCGGCAGAGTTAACAGACAACCGGCAGGATGGGAGAAAATCCACACCAGCTATACTTCAGACAAGGGGCTAATATCCAGAATTTACAAAGAACACCGGAAATTAACTACCCAGGAATAAAACTGCCAGTTGACAAATGGACAAATGAGACGAATAGATTATTTCCATACAAAGACATACAAATGGCCAATAACTATAACCGTGTTCAAAATCCCCAAGCCATTAGGAAAgtgcaaattaaaactgctttgatGGTCAGAATGGCCATCATCCACAAATGCTGAAGTGAGGGAGGAGGTTATTCACTACTGGTGAGATCGGCAAGGGTGCAAATTGATGtagccattgtggaaatcagtttggGGATTTCtcgaaaacaagaacaaaaatatttaaacacagaACTACCATGGTGACGATACTGGAATCGTTTtctttaaacatagtaaaatgttCACTTGCAGTCATTTACTCAAACGCTTGTTGAGTGACCACTAGTTACCATGCATTGCTAAGTACTAGGGGAGCAGTGCTAGAGACAGTCTGGAAACCCTGTCTTTCAGATGTGCCGAGATAACAGGGACGGTGAAGACGTGAGCCATGGCTTCTCTATGATGAACTACTGCTACTGTAGGAGAGACTGAGGCACCACTGAGGTTTGGATGGGCAGTGTCTCCCTGAGACTCTGCACTTGAATCTGTGGTCCCCAGCTGAAG carries:
- the LOC134485939 gene encoding large ribosomal subunit protein eL21-like — protein: MMNTKGKRRGTRYMFSRPFRKHGVVPLATYMRIYKKGDIVDIKGMGTVQKGMPHKCYHGKTGRVYNVTQHAVGIIVNKQVKGKILAKRINVRIEHIKNRDSFLKRVKENDQKKKEAKEKGTWVQLKRQPAPPREALFVRTNGKEPELLDPTPYGLMA